From the Cucumis sativus cultivar 9930 chromosome 5, Cucumber_9930_V3, whole genome shotgun sequence genome, the window CCATAGCCTCAGTCACCGATGGCACAAAGTCGACTGGAAAATTGTTGGTAAACATGTAGGTTAGGTGGCGTTTGTAATCTGgccattttttgttgtttgggAATAAAACGTAATGAGATGACATTTCAAGATCATCCTCAAGATTCTTACTTGAGTTAAATTTGAAGACATCTCGTATTCCACATCGTTGTTGGAACATTTGATCTAATGTTTCTTGGTCTAGAATCCCACTTACGTTGAGGTGAGACCATTTCTGGTATAATCTAATAGCAGATTCTAGGGAGTCGTCGAACTTGTTGCTGTTGAGTTCAATGATATTGGAATCAGTACTCGTGTTGTGTGATAAGTAACCATAACGTTGAAggtattttttaatgttgtgGATTCCTTCTACGTTGTCGCCTTTACGACATCCATTGAGACGTCGAGGAGATAGAATTTGGTTGTTTATGGAGATTACGTGAGATGCAATCGAAGCGAGAACAAGGAAGAGCAGTTGGAGGGACTTGACCATCATTGCTAagaaaagtttagaaattgtATTGATGTGGAAGGAAAggaattttagggtttttttaagagaaattttgcatgaagaagaaaaggaaaaaaattgagcATTGCATGAAAATTGGAATTTGTTAAAACCTACTCTTTCCTTCCTTGGGATAAATAAATTacgtttattttctttgtttttttttttctctttttttggaaagaaaccatacctttttttaaacaaaaacttaccTTTTCTGTTAAATTTAGTTGAGAGATATTCTTTGTAAAAGAGatataaaatatctcatttaatgaaaatataacaatagtGGGTTATAAATGATTAGGATAtgtgtaaattaaataaatattctacCTTTTTTCCACCATGAACTTATAAATTAAGATAGATAAAATAcgttgttttttatatataaggTTATTCATTTATTGAGATTTTGTTTACTTATTTAGCCAAATTGTGCTATATTAAGTAAATTAAccatattttgaatttgttaatGTATTGATAGATATAATGTAtccatcaaattttattttaatgttttcacACATCATTGAAGTTACTTTCCTATACGAAAAGATGCACTTTTCAAGGAATATAACCACTTTTATTagattacattttcttttcttttatcaaagtTAGGATTCTATATggaattcttttattaattaagaatgtaaacacaacttttattttgtttttcttttatacaataataatgCTAGAATGTTTTGAATATGTTAtaaaatacttcacatttatgttatttacGTTACTAAGAAGCTTTAATTCCAATATTATCATTTCAGGTCattcaagaaaagaagaaaatgaaaactatagAAATATAGTGaagaatgttaaaaatattaggCCGGCGAAGAGACAACTTAACCGATCAAACAAATTGTCGAGGAATGCAAAAGATTAGAATATTGCTTGTGACCGATTGATTTGTCCCTTGTTTTGATTTGCAACTCTCTCATTGAGTAAATGGATATTGCACTATATTAGTTTTGTGGATATTCCATGATAGGAAAGGTTAATGATAGACttcacattttatttgattttgttctaTTCATATACAAAAGTGTTGGACCACAGGTTGAATATTGCAAATTGTGTCCctttatattcttaaataGTAGTGACTCTCAATGGATGTTAAAGTTTATTAAAGATAAACCATAATCGTGAAAAACTTCACAATCACATTACCTCTTCATATTTTAGTTATGTGCCTTTTATGTTCTCATTGAGAAATTAGTATTATACATGTTGAATCATTGCAAATTAGTATTAATTTGTGCATTCTATTGAgaaaaagttttgttaatataaatGTTGAAGTTTATCGTTGATAGAAGTTATCGACGATAAACTTCATAATAAGGTTTATAACTTATAGAAACTATCTGCTAAATTTAAAACTCCATTATGACattactttatattattacttaATAAAGTCACTATCTTCAAGCAGAATAATTCTTATCAACAACATAATGTCACATCAttgaaaaaatagtgaaaCTGTGCAACTTCTACTATTGTGACCAACATGACGACAATAACTACATTTTGAGCGACTTTTCTTCtcatcaatcattttttttatttgtttttgcgGTCCTGTTCGAGGCTTGCAAACTAGAGGTATTGTTACACTTGTGACattgattaataataattatgaatttactacaaaaaaaaaaaaacaaaaaggataTATAGTTATCATCCTAGTCATATGGGTAGAAGAGGAAAGCAGATCAGAAGTCTGTTGAAGTTCCTCAGAGGAACTTGAGATCAGGTAGTGACTTTCGCCGTTTCCAATCGAACCCCATTGAGGTAGGTGAAGCTGCCAAAGAGAAACCGTTGTGCAACACTTGTGGAATGCGCCACTTGCATCGTTGTTTATTTGGGACTAGGATTTGCTTCAAGTGTAGGCAAGAGGGGCATACAACTTATCATTGTCCTTTGAGATATACTGGGGTTGGGTAAAGCAATCATAGGTGGAGATTGACACAACGGGGCAATGTTTTTGCCACCACCAAAGGGTAATACGAGAGACAAACCGACGAGGGACAAGAAGGATGCGTGACTGTCATATGAGGACttagttttcttaaaagaatttgcttccacttatggttttaatattttttatgtgattgaattgagtttatggatagttattttgtaaacagtacttttagaattttatttgtttgaaataggGTCTGCACAACGTTTTCCTTGATCGttatgatttcaaataaattttaccatattttgtgtcaatcaatgtgttttgtttaattaaaataatgactTCTATTTAGATAGAAAAGTTGGGCGTTCGTTACACTAAAACAAATGTAATTGTTAGATTCGTTGAAAAAATCATCGAAATAGACTGCAATTCTGACCATCCTgccaaaaaatattaaaactatatgtcactatatattaaagttgTAAATAAGATTGGGTATATATGTATACTAAATCACATAACAAACCAATTATAtcttaccaaatatattaaagtatatattaatcatttaaaatatatgtaaaataatagtatgtatgtatgatgTACTCACGGAATATTATAGATACATTGAGAATGTGTCATTACtaatattttagtaatatttactatataaaaatCGTGTGGTTtacttatatttaaaatatcaatgttTATATGACTAACAACTTAATATTACGAtatgataaacaaaataacaaaaaaaaaaaaaaacattaacgAACGAAAAGATTCGGACGTCTTACTGTATATCATTGTATATGTGatattgtatatatgtgtaagcaatataatgaaattaacTGTTGAcaataaaaagtgaaataaatgAGTAAGCAATATCTAAGTAAAGTACGATGTAATGAACCGACGAATGTTTGCGAGGAATTGAGAAAGACAACTAACCGGAAATTtgaggaaaacaaaatttcaagataAATTGAAGACCAAAGTTGAAGAACGATATTGAAAACATTAGAATTGATGGAAGAAAAGACCTAAATTGAATTACGAAGAAATCAAAGTCGTCCTCGGCATCAACACCGAAATAAATTTCACATATTCTTAACCTAGTgatgaaaataatgatataaagttatatttaattatttaattattctatattatttcattttatattaaattaaccaactatttccaaataattttcataattaataagtcatacattaattaatagaataaataagaagttatcgtttataatataaattgaatataatgtatataagaaaaaaatttgaatttaattttaaaaaatttatataattaataattatgataaggttataatgttataattgtccaaaaaaaatatacgaaaacctaataaagaaataaatcttaattcaGAACATTGGTGAAATTTACTAGTATACTTAGTTCTTTTATCTTTCGTTCTAAAAAGTGCTTAAAATAGAGTTATACTCAATGAAAATCCAAACTTCATTAacaaaggaaacaaaatattaaaggaaattgtaattttttagaaaaagaaatctctTTAGTGAGTTGCCTGTATTAAATAGGAACACAGTCCAAGATGTGTATCTAAGTAAAGACGAGTGTTTTTAAGGGTACAAAGCATGAAGTCCCGCAATATCATCATCATTCAAGTTCTTTAAAGCATTGGATTCAATATAAGGCCACATGACAGCTTGTGGAAGGGTGCTATGGGCAAGACCAAGAACATGCCCAAGCTCATGAAGTGCCGCATTCATCACATTaaccttcttctcttccaACCCTGCCGACCAACTATCGTCGCCATCTAAGTGTAATCTTCCATCAATTGGTGCAAAAGCATGACCCACAACTCCTCCAGGTCCATCAAAAGGCATCCCATCTGCATGATCCTTTATTTGAAAGCTTATATTAATGTCAGCACTTTGGGCATCCGAAGCTTCTGAGAATGTGAATAGTGAATGGGCTGCCCATCGAGCCATAGCCTCAGTCACTGATGGCACAAAGTTAATTGGGAAATTGTTGGTAAATACGTAGGTTAGGTGGCGTTTGTAATCTGGCCATTTTAGGTTGCCTGGAAATAAAGCGTAATGAGATGACATTTCAAGATCATCCTCAAGATTCTTACTTGAGTTAAATTTGAAGACATCTCGTACGCCACATCGTGGTTGGAACATTTGATCTAATGTTTCTTGGTCTAGAATCCCACTTACGTTGAGGTGAGACCATTTCTGATATAATTTAATGGCAGATTCTAGGGAGTCGTCGAACTTGTTGCTGTTGAGTTCAATGATATGGGAATCAGTGTTGTGTGATAAGTAACCATAACGTTGAAggtattttttaatgttgtgGATTCCTTCTACGTTGTCGCCTTTACGACATCCATAGAGACGTTGAGGAGATAGAATTGGGTTGTGTTTGGAGGTTACGTGAGATGCAATGGTGACAAGAACAAGGAAGAGCAATCCGAGAGACTTGAACGTCATTGCTAagaaaagtttagaaattgtATTGAtgtggaaagaaaagaattttagggttttttatagagaaaatttgcatgaagaagaaaaaggaaaaaaaattgagcaTTGCATGTAAATTGGAATTCGTTAAAACCTACTCTTTGCTTTTGtgagataaataaattacttttattttctttgttttttttcttttttctttttttttcgaGAAAAACCatacctttttttaaacaaaattttaccttttctgttaaatttatttgagagATATTCttgtaaaagagaaataaaatctctcattgaatgaaaatataacaatagtgggttataaataattaagtacatgtaaattaaataaatattctaccatttttttcaccaTGAACCTATAAATTGagattttttgtttacttatttAGCCAAATTGTGCTATTTTAAGTAAATTAAccatattttgaatttgttaatGTATTTATAGATGATACAtgcatcaatttttattttaatgttttcataTATCATTGAAGATATTTTCCTCTTGGAAAGTAATGGTATTAATGGTGTTAATTTGTGCATAAACCAACCTAAATTGTTTCAAACTATTCCACGTCAAGGTCATGAATCATGGATCATGAATGTTCGAATTAAATCACTTAGTTACTTTGTGAATTAGGTATTTATTTAGttctttaactaatttattattagagTTAGATaatgatatttctttttttcttttgttaggTGATGGTTGTGTGGAGAAAACATTGGAACAACACATATATGTGGGATAATTTTGGTATTGCTACAATTtaaacatctttttttatcCTATCAAAGTTttggaattatatatatgaagtcattttatttgaattaacaatttaCTTGTTCTAGTAGTTAAAGACTTTGTTCGAACTTAggattgattattttaaacttttgaatgtatataatgttcttttttttgtatgttataaatttaaatatttggattgtaattatatatgattgtGGATTTGGATGAATGTGAACTATACCTTCTTAGTATGGCAAATTACGATATAAATATctatatgattataatttgattttacaataataatattggaCAGGTgttattagataaattatagttatgtttgtattattacaaaaaatgCTATAGAGGGTCAATCAACGATAAAGTTTGTGGGTAAAAATTTggtatttataacttttattttccattacaataaataatgttaataaaaataaaagacgTTCAATAACATATCTAGTCTATTTATtgttataacatttttttatgatactttttcaatataatgaaACGTTTCCATAACAGTGAATTAAAGctataatatatcaattttttatattgttattaatagGTCTACAAAAATCCATATTAAAAGTCAAAGACTTTTTGCTATGACAACCTTCATAAAACgctaaaaaaatggtttatagcatttttttcattgttatttAAATAGCCATTGAATTGTTTTGATAACATTTTTCtgaacacaataaaaaaagctacacaaagttttttataactttttccaatattattaaaacactattgaaacattttgataatgctttttaaatgttattgaaaTCGCTATTGAAACGTTTTGATAACGTTTTCTGAACGCAATACAAAACGTTATAAAAGGTCTTTTATAGCATTTTTCCAATGTTATTGAAAACGCTATTGAATCATTTTGATAACGATTTTTCCAACGCAATAAAAAAACTCCATACAAATTTCAATAGGttttttttcacattataAAAAGCATTTATAGCATCATATATGTGTTATCAATAGAGATATATTATATCGTTTTGCACAACGTGTAAAAATGCTATGAAAAGTCATGGACTTTCAATAACATCGACTACGACAGCATTTCGAAAACGCtattaaaaatcaacaatagTGTTTTTGTATGCTATCTAACCACTTTTATTCTATTACATTTTCTGTTCTTTTCTCGAAGTTAGGATCATATATggaattcttttattaattaagaatgtAAAcacgagtttttttttttttttcttacacaATAATGCTAGAATGTGTTGAATATGTTATtcaatacttcacatttatgttatttacGTTACTTATGATTTTGTTCATAAACTTATTAAAGAATTTATGTTTACCTAAACTCTTTCCGTTTATTATTGGCGCATTTGAATCTgtaacataattttttctctaataataaaatgttatatcCCTCTGTCGATAGATGTAGGTAAcaacaaagatgaaaatattcATTCATATGGcaatatattcataaatttactAATTATCCATATATCTTTGATGTATTTCATAAATGCTCgtagaatataaaaagatgtATCCTTTTAATCTAATATGAATAAGTACTAACAACAAATATTCATACGTTAAATTGAGAGTATAGTAAAAGGGATGACACAGGGGATATAACATTTTACTCTTCCACtttaatatagcaaaatgcCATTTTAATATAGACTCGAGggatataacattttaatatagcaaaatgttttgaaaattgcaATTATGGCAAATCTTAAGTACAACGCTAGGTAAAAGACCAAAATGCCCCAACAACAAGGAGAAGAAGATCCATTTCACTCTTCCATTCCTTCGTATTCTGATTTCAAAATAGACTTTCTAcgatttcttcatcttccactTCTGGTGCCTTCACACTTCCACCACTTTACGCTTTCCTTCCATCTTCCACTTTCATTTGGTCTTCTAATACCTTCGTTTCATTGTCCACCTTATTTTCGATTTCTCTACTTCATCATCTATAAAACTTCTTTGCTTTTCGTTTGAAATCGTAAGTTATTTTCGTTTTCCATTTGGTCAGAATctgtttgaaataaattttcttctttttctgtcttctatttctatttttcttttaaatttatttcttcattttcggTTTGGCTAtgctttgtttgttttttagtttatgtgtTGTTACTTACGGTTAAGGTCTATAAGTGATATGTTTATATCTCTGATAGACTTGAGggatgttttgtttgtttgcatTAGGATGTTAGTAGATGATTTAGTTTAATGTACATTTTTATGTGTTGTTGTTTAGGTTCAATCAGTGACATGTTTCTATCAACTTGAAAGATGTTTAACTTGTTTGTCTTGAATTGTTAATGGAAGTTTTAGTTTAATGTGCATCTTTTATCCGTTGTTGCATAGGGTCTACCGGTGATATGTTTTAATCCATGATAGAGATTTAGGAGATGTTTAGCTTGTTTGACTTGGAATATGTTTGTGTTGTGATTGTTATTAGatgttttagtttaatgtcaattttttttatctcttgtTGCTTAAGGTCTATCGGTGATATATTTCaatcgttgatagacttggAAGTGCTTAATTGTTTGACTTAGAAAGTTAGTAGAAAGCTCTAGTTTAATGTGCATTTTTTGTGTGGGATGTTGcttatggtctatcagtgatatgtTTCTATCACTGATTAATAGATTTGGAGGATGTTGAACTTGTTTATATTAGGATGTTTAACTTGCTTCTTCAAAATGCTAATTTGTTTCCAGTTTGTGTGTTGTTTCTTAGGGTTATGGCCTATCAGTGATATGCTTGTATGAGTgatagtatatatatgtgggtat encodes:
- the LOC116403957 gene encoding metalloendoproteinase 1-like, producing the protein MVKSLQLLFLVLASIASHVISINNQILSPRRLNGCRKGDNVEGIHNIKKYLQRYGYLSHNTSTDSNIIELNSNKFDDSLESAIRLYQKWSHLNVSGILDQETLDQMFQQRCGIRDVFKFNSSKNLEDDLEMSSHYVLFPNNKKWPDYKRHLTYMFTNNFPVDFVPSVTEAMARWAAQSLFTFSEASDAQSADINISFQVKDHADGSAFDGPGGVVGHAFAPTDGRLHLDGDDSWSAGLEENKFNVMNVALHELGHVLGLAHSTLPQAVMWPYIDSNALKNLNDDDIAGLHALYP
- the LOC116403958 gene encoding metalloendoproteinase 5-MMP-like — protein: MTFKSLGLLFLVLVTIASHVTSKHNPILSPQRLYGCRKGDNVEGIHNIKKYLQRYGYLSHNTDSHIIELNSNKFDDSLESAIKLYQKWSHLNVSGILDQETLDQMFQPRCGVRDVFKFNSSKNLEDDLEMSSHYALFPGNLKWPDYKRHLTYVFTNNFPINFVPSVTEAMARWAAHSLFTFSEASDAQSADINISFQIKDHADGMPFDGPGGVVGHAFAPIDGRLHLDGDDSWSAGLEEKKVNVMNAALHELGHVLGLAHSTLPQAVMWPYIESNALKNLNDDDIAGLHALYP